The nucleotide sequence taaacgtggctcatttttatagcaataattttgggggtagattcatttagagtaatatattcatctggttttagccagtgTTACGTGTTCGCGTTGTGTCGtgtgtttgtttccttttttttgtttgtggttttgtaaataatgtaaatagtgTACGTGTATATACCTTATTCCTTTTTGTTCTATCACCATTGCACCGcttgtatttaataatcacctacacaaataaaattattatcttgtacattagtttgcactgttttctttgtcccacacactatacgcacgttttttaatgtctatctttttaaatgttatacccctgtacccctagacctacgtggggtcgtaacagccaggtttctgtcaaacagagcaaatctaggttctgatctctgatcaaatcatatatataaagtgcttttgtggaaagtgatctaatatttagcgagccaagttttatcgtttgcttatttgaattataggtagttttaatttgttgaacaataattaaattattgcttttaaataggtttggacgttctctgcatattttaattcggggaacagacacagtctctatagtgtgatatctaggtgaaagagtctctatgtgctgagaattaactgccttctgtgacgtgaggcagctagcagacggtcggtttagccggtctgtctgcttcctgacctgggcactagttggtcatgttggagctataagactatatgccatatttctagatagaagagcggcaccaccccaagagggatgaagaccatctgctgtaaatctcatcaccccggtaagcagggaggggaccagagcatattacattgtccgacatcgtgcttgcaaattcacacacctctttaatattatttttagtgatctccgactggcgaagtcgaacatcattagcggtATCAAAGCAGTATCTaaagccctcgcattcttactgtcctcaattaaagtttggatgcgtgtctctaattctaaaaccttctctgtcagctatttccctgcatttatataggaaatatcttcatggaacaatatttttgttatcaGATAAAATGTGGGTCGCATATAAGAGTAatgttaaaacatatatattacatatcagTGACAGGACAGcatatgaaatcattttatagTCTTGTAGTCTTAAGATCACGTGTCTGTggcttcattcatttataattcatgATTCTGATGTGTTTTCTCTCCATCAGATTCCCTCTGCTCActctggatccaaacacagtgAATAAATGACTCCATCTGTCTGAGAACGACAGGAAACACTATCATTTGTTTACAAACTCTTTTACAAACTCTCCTGGGACCAGACAAAGAGCAGTCCACCTCCCCTTATGAAGAAAAATTTATATGAGGTTGTGACGTTGCCCAGATGGGCATAATGGGTACgtgaatatatgtatgtttgtgaatCCACTCGGTAACTGTTTGCTGAATCTGTTCATGAGGCCTGATGCTGGtcatttaatgaaatcaaaaacCAAGCCTCTGCAAAACATCTATTTTAGTCTGTCTtcatgtgttcatgttttattatcaCTTCAATACATTTaggtttcatcaaaaatagaaaattttggacaaaaaatgcatttttatcaaagtactcattttcaagcaaaatacattcagatatATTCTTTCACGTATAAATAATTCTATGAATTATTTGAAACTGCATTCAGTAAAGTTATCCTAACAAATCatgaaataatcataaatattttggtaataagttattagttaatatattattatatattaatatataacaaatatacatattatatataataatatatataaatcacttataaatgaaatattgtaCTATTGTACTATTATCTATAGCATCTGTGTCAGAGAATACATCTGTCTAAATCTCACCAGTCAGTTTTGCATTGCAGAGTATTCAAAACCTTTTATCTAAAGcgctaataaataatttacaacacTTTTTGCAACCTCTAATTCAACGTGTAAACAGTTCATCAGTTGTAAGCGTTTTACTCATCAAGTTCAAgaggcttttattgtcatttcaactacatatagatgtgcagtacatagtgaaatgagacaacgtttctcctgAACCTGGTgctacacagacacacaacacaagaaaaaaacttacatactgagctaagacagtgtcttagccacataaagtgcaaagtgcgcagactagtgcaaacagcagagtagagtgcaaaacccagtgtgcaaagaggcccggtttcgggtcggcttgttaaccgctccagagcgtccatacagtagaccctgtcgagctcctttattcccctcggcagccagatgttgcggagcgtCCGGcaccaggccctctcgatgaatccgtgagaaccacggtgctgcacctctgctgaagggaccgggtcactagctcggctcctcagcgaaaacctgaatatgcgctgcacccgctgcttatttatacacgcgctgtgatcagcggcagctggatgcgattagcgcatgccaatcttcaattggctcgtttagatacactcgaagtagattggtctctcgaagcgagatcccaattcgtcggtcatccgacgtgacgtctccgttcccttcttcagggaacgagggttacatacgtaaccgagacgttttaCTGCGTTCTGGTTTTACTGTTGATTTACCGTATTGATCTTGGACTGTATACTGTCTCTCTGATTGTTTGTGGCAGCCCTTCTGACCCTTTGCCTGGTACTGTTTACGATTCTGTCCCTGTTTTTGAAATTACTGACGCTGTTGTTGTCTCTCTGCCTGTTAGACCATTCTCATTAAAGGGTGGTTTCTGACTAAACCAAAACTAGATCTAAAGCAGACTCAAGAACTGATGCGCTGCTTCTCAAATATCAGTGTCTGCAATGAAAcggtttttatgttgtttatttttgttgatgtcatgtaatggttttatatgaaaaattgAATTTTGCCGCTCTGCGGTTGCATGTACATTAGACATTCATTATGTTAATacatcttttcttctttctttcagctCATTATCTGACAGAATCCCTCTGTTTCCGGAGTGAATTCAGACTATAAAAGAACGAGCATCAGTTCACAGACACCATCATCTACTGATGAACATCTTCAAGACACAGTCTCATCCAGGTAAGATCATGTATTCTCTCGTATTGACTCGTATATTGTTTAATGTAGCTTTGAGGGTCTTCTTTCAGGTCCTTGTCAGACGTCTAATTTTAGTGGTTGTGTTTTACAATGAGGTGATCAGCTCATAAACATCATCATCTGTCCGGTAAATGTCATTTATGATTACAGTTAAGATCATGCTATCTCATGTACTAGTTTATGTATTGTTAACTATATTTGTCTTTCGGCTCTGACTTTTTCCAGTTAAACTAGTATCCTTTGATTTTAAGTCTTCGCAATTTCAGTTTTATCAGAAGCACTAAATGAAATAATGGCACATTTCTGTTTCCTAAAGAAAATATCAGTTCACAAAGCAGCAGGAGAATTGGGAAAGTCAGAGTTTAGTCAGAGCTGGATCCTCACACATCTGCTTCTGTGGattcctgtttattttatttctcattaatgTTATTGTGTTCTGTTCATCTCTCTCATTATTTCAGCATATGTTATAACTGTTTCTCAATAAACACCATTCACTGCAGCTTCTCCAGTCGTCTTGATCCTTACATGACAGTAAGATCTCATTATTTCAATCAGAAATCATACAGTTATACTTCACTACTAAATGaaccaaacatttattcacATCTGTTTTTATCTCAACTGTGTTCTTCATCAGACtaacaacaagaaaaagaaacacaaaccaACTGTTCAAGTTCTGTCATAAATGTAAGTTGTTCAGTATTTATTGCTcgttttactattttattaaagcaatatcaCACTAGCTTTGTACTtgatataaatttaaacaatactgtagaatatattttttttcaagttaaactttatccattttataatgtatttgtattgttttaaagaGATCAAGTAAAAATGCTGATTCtgtcattcactcaccctcatgttgttctaaacctgtagtACTTTCcttcatattcacaataaaaattaagaCATGTGAATGACAACCTTTAGACAGAAGAATCATGTCAGGATGatgtgttttaggttttttttacttattaaaacTGACTCTACCCATGTGTATAGCATGTTTAATTCCCTACCCCATAGTCATTCTCTGTTTTGTTGGAACTTGTCGAGGTCTTTCTCGCTCAATATCACTGACTGTGAAGCGTAAATTAATTTTGGGCACTTTGTTCCTGGTGCTATTGACTTACACATTTCTTATTCTGCCTGCTGTGATTATGTGTATTATAGATCAATATAAGCTTCCTAACAATAAGacactttcatttgaaaaatcttACTTTGCACAATTGCTGCTGTTTGTGAATCCACTTGCTGACTGTATGCTGTATCTGTTCATGAGGCCTGATGCTGGTGATTTAATGAAGTGTTGTAGACATCAGAGATCTGTAGTGAATCCATAGCATCTTCACCACCTGGTGAGAGAATGTATGAAAGACAGCTgctgtgtattgtttttttttttttttaaattaatgcaatatGTGCATTTCACATCAATACACATAAAACATCTCATTCACATTAAGCAAACAAATCCGATTCTCGTCAGGTAGCTTATGATTTCCACcaattaaacataacatttcagtAAACACTTATTATGCATGTGTTATGAACACTTTGTTTAACATGTCTTTAACTCTTATCTACCTCTATGAGCTCTGACATTATAGCACAAGAgagcaaaataattattttcataacactTATAACTCTTATCTGTTATATTAATTGTCAAAACTCATTATATATCTGTAAATTCACTCCAATATTTGTGAAATCACGTTAGCCATTAGCTTAGCATTCACACGTGGAGCGTGCTACACATGTAGTTGAATCGAACTTTTAAACATCCATTGATGAacttttttacattcttttgtGTATGACTTTCACCATTTTCACAACACCAACATATGAAACAAACTTTCGTGAGCGTTTATAGATTTCATATGTGGCGAGGGAATATGTGAAAGATAATGAAGACTTCACTTTCTGAGTGTATCGTCCAAAGACAGACGTAATCGATTGTCCATACTAAATATTAATCGTTATCCACAACAATCATACTTACAATAAAGATCACACTCTAAtgacatttatctttttttctgatgtaaacaattctatatttagcataaaataatatttttcttttttcctgtaaccactacaaataataataaaaaagttgaaTACTCTTCTAAACGCACGCCTCTAAACGTGTTGGTATTTACTCAGATATCTGGCTTCACTGGGtttcacatattattattattattattattatgaaagatAAGCCCAAAAACTTCTAGTAGCACATTGTACAATAGTACAGTGTTGGCATTTTAACGATTTGTAAGTGATTCATGTTTTGAGTAAAGATTCATCTGGCTGTGAGAGCTGAAAGAGGAATAACTTTCTGGATACAGCGGTGTCACAGCGAGGCACAAATTCTGAGTGGAGCACGAGCTTCTGAAACTAGAGCTGAGTTCCTGCCGGCTCTCACAGTCTTTACTCACAGCGCTGTCTGGAAAGATGGAGCTGTATCTGGCCATCCTCACCctcgctgtctgtctctcagccGATGCTCAGTGTAAGTTCACACTTCGTACATTCAAATACATCCACAGTGTGtaggatttcatttttatacacTTTGAGTTGATTATAAGCTGTCAATCAGCCGTATTCTTAGTATTTGCATCAAAAGTGAGTTCTTGCTTAAAACCAGAAAAAATTggataaataaatggttttactTGTCTAGTACATGATTTTTTAGGTATTTGGAATAGATACTGCGAAAGGCAAAGCATATGAATTGCAGTTGATGCTTTACTTCTCTCTGCCTCTGGATATTTCTAATTGATCTCCATTGAACGCTGTTATTTTTCAGTGATACACAAAGATTTCAAAATTAACGGATGTACGGACACAGAGAAAGAATCTCTGTACGGATCTGATGGAGAAGAGATATGGCATGCTGACTTTATTCAGAACGTGGGAGTCAACACATTACCAGATTTCGCAGATCCTTTGCGCTTTCCAGGATTTTATGAATTAAGCATTGCAGAACAAGAAACTTGCGAGCACAACTTAGCTGTGTGCATTGAAGTGTACGAGAACCCGCCAGAGGAAATGGGTACGACGGGAATTTGCAGCATATTTCTTCACATTCAAACGAATCTGTTTGTACATAAACCTAAAAGAGCTCCACATTATGCTTTCAGTGTCATTACGAGTGAGCTCTGGCTTACAAGATTTAGTGTATAGAAGGTATTTAAACCAGATCAGATTCTGTCAGTTTTGTGTGTTCCCAGACCCCCCCGAGACGTCCGTCTATACGAAGAATGAGGTTCAGCTGGGTGTTAAAAACTCCCTCGTCTGTCACGTCACAGGCTTCTTTCCTCCGCCTGTCAACATGTCGTGGACTAAGAACAATGTCATTGTGACTGAAGGGGTGAGTGTGAGTCAGTACCGACCGAGGAGCGATGGGACCTTCCACATCTTCTCCTCTCTGGACATTGTTCCTGAAGAGAAAGACATCTACAGCTGTACGGTGGACCACAGGGCCCTCCAGGGACAAGCGCAGACCAAAATATGGGGTGAGTGTACAACAGTCAAACCCTATCAGCATTACAGCACTGAAGCGTGTGGCGTTCACCGCCCTTGTGATGATCGACAGGTGTCCCGGAGACGACGGCCGTCCCGTCCGGACTGGGTCCGGCGGTCTTCTGTGGAGCGGGCTTCACTCTGGCGCTGCTGGGAGTAGCTACAGGGATCTTCTTCTTCGTGAAAGGAGCTGCGACTGATGACCATGAcgcagcaaaaaaagaaaaacgtttcATGCAGTGGACCTACCAATAAAGACGGTCAGCGATGGACAGCACTGCTGGTGTTGAAGATCGATAGATACAACAGATTACGAcgaactgcaaaaaaaagattagtATTACCTGATGATCTCTAGTCGGTTGTAATAATTGAAGAGTTTGCCTGTGATTTGATCTGTAATTTGTCAAGTAAATTACCTACCATAACACTCTTCTGTTTATGATACAGTATATAATGTCATGCAAAGCCTTGACTGATCCCATGCGAAGGCTTCTTTCTACTTTCATACCACATGTAGTTGCTTTTTTTGGTACTTAATTGGCACATTATGTCATTCTTTTCACCCCTAGCAGCTAATAAAGGATGACTGCATCAGTCTTCTCAAGGTTGGGGAGAGTCACAAGAGCTTGAGTGTAGCAACAATTACTGAATTGATTTGAATAAGgatatttgttaaatgaaatgaaaatgtagaaatgtaaacAAGGCTGATTAGGTCAAATACGTTAAAGTATGCGTATGTACATTTATTGGATTAGTCTAGACAACAAGAACATCACATTCATTTATGTCAAATTTAATTtccttaatttaatttgtaaatctTTAACAAAATGACCCCGTGACGGGGTAGTATGGACACaatatgtaaaaacaattacagtTGCCCAATTATTTCTAACCCTTACTCAGAATCAGAAAGTTTACACACACGAGGAACTTGTCTTGGTGTCAGGAGCTTCCACAAACATAGCGAGAGTGATAAAACCGTAGATAAAGATAAATGTTGTGAAGGTGCGCAGTCCTGAGATGTGTGAATGGTTTTTGGTGCTCAATGCTCAATGTAGCTCCAACCAAAGGGCAACGGTTTGAAGATGTGCACTAGCTGACCTTGAAGATGCCGCTTTGATTATTAGCCAGGACCGTCTGCTTCCTAGCCTTGGCtatctcttttctcttctctccacTGTCACATTCACACCTTACACCTCTACATCTCATCTCCATCTCTGACCTTCACTCAGAGGAGTCAGACTAGTTCCTGGAGGGCAGATTCAACTTCAACCCTAATCGAAGATCTTCAGGCTTTTTTGAAATCTACATGGTTTGTGTGTAGATATTTTGTTGTCCTCTCAGGATCGGCGTCCTAACATGttacaaaatgtcatttattaaaacagattaCTTCGAATATGAAAATTATGAATCCCTGATTTCACACATCCTCAAATTCAAACAGGAAGCAGAACCACTCCACTATATGCCTTACCACCAATTCATAGTATTCAGTCACGTGACTGAAACATGTGGAGGGCAAAGCAACCACAAACAGACGCAAATATTTAATCAcctctcaaaacaataaaacaaaggtgacgttttacattttattcacaaaggTGTGAATAAAATGTACGTTGTTGCTTTTTGCAATCTATATAAAGTGTCTGTGGTAATATTTCAGTCATTAAACAGCACGACAAAACGCTGTAGAAACATTgccttaatatatttaaaacatcaaacTCAGTAATATCTGTATTAGTTTACAAAGAAAGCAGAATGCAGTACACTCATTGGTTCAGTATTTTCCTTTTAACGGTTTTCTTTGCAAAAGCACTTAACGTCAAACTTTGCATGTTGCGTTTATGTTCTGCTTGCCTGCACAAAATATACATCAACAATAAGGGGTTTACTGAATTTCACCTTTTAATGTCTGCATTTTACTACATAAAAAAGACTTTCCATGTAAACGTGAAAACTATTACTAAAACATGTTACGGGGTAGTATGTTACAGAGTCATATATTTCGTCCCAAAATGGCCAGAGCTCTACGGTGCCTTCATACGTTACACAGACACTGAAGAGAAACAGACATGGCTGATGATACACAAAGcaacttttaagcattttccAGCCATACGGTGATTATTTTAACAGTGATGAATCAttcaagaaattaataaaaagatcccgataaataaatatagccaacaaaacagaaagaaactAAGGGCTTATAAATAGTGTGGGGTAAATAACTGGAACAGAAACTGGGATGTGATAAATTAGAAACTACAGAAACTTAGCAGGAATAGGGAACGGggaaaaatatagcaaaacacGGTGAAACCCCATAAAGTCGACTTCAGTTTCAGTTCTGCACAGACTAAAACACCATCCTGATAAACTTAAAGAAGAGCATTTCCATAAAGcctactgaaaataaatgtgattcTTTACCATACAGTTTATTCGATTGtctttttttgctaaataattaGGATGAACACAGTTGGGTTGTTGGTTGTCTCTTGTCTAGCTGTGGTTTGTTTAATCTGCTGCTCATCTTCAGGTCTGGTCTTTGATACGTCGAAGCTGCACAAAGCTTCTTCAAGATTATTTCAGTGGATGTTTATTACATTCAGTCATGCCGGGTGCAGAATAAAAGATGCTATattgtttagtttgtttttctcctcaaaatgttattttaattgtgttcaATGTGTTACTGCAATCTAGCCTTTATTTGAGctgtgatttaaaaagtaaGTGGGATGTCGCGTAGCAACACTTGACCCGTGTGGAAGGAGCATCTGATTGGACAGTCGTTTTAGACCCTGACCTCGACAGCATGAACAGAGTGTACTCGCCGCTCTCAGACgtgaatgagaaagagagaggaaatgaCTTTGTTGAAGCTCCTGAACTTTCTACACGTTCTGATGCTGTCTGTATTCACCGGAGCAGGTGAGAGAATGGCTTTTAATAAGAGACAAAGATGAAATGATGATTTTAGTAGTAATGTTTTCTTAAGCGCTGTTAGTTGAGATGTTTCTCTAGTAGTGGAAAATCGGACGTGGTAAAGTAGGTACTGAGTCTACTCAAACTTTACGAACGTGAATATGATGGGATAgtgcttgtgttttttgtttttcattgctGAAACGTGCTCACACGGATGTGTTTTTCAGCTGATGGATATTATTTCTACACGTGGACGCAGTGCATCTACAGCTCTCCTGATCTCAGAGACATGGAGCTCATTGAAAGCTTTTGCTTCAATAAATATCCAGTCCTTAGGTTCAACAGCACAGTGGGGATGTTTGAGGGCTTTTCAGATTTTGGAGTAAAAACCGCAGAAAACTGGAACAACGACACAAACCTGCTGCAGCAAACCTTGGCTAAAGTTTATACATTCTGCAAGGCTAATGCTAAAGTGTATGAAGCAGCTatctacagaaaaaaaggtaTGTGACCCTGAACTCTTCTTCAGACATCTTTGACTTGCGTGTCTACAGTAGTCTGTCAGGGtatgatgtgtgtgttgttgttcaGAGCGTCCGGAGGTGAGGCTGACTTCAGTGATGCCGGGCGACAGCACACATCCAGCTCTGGTGAAGTGCAGCGTCTATGACTTCTACCCTCCACCGATCAAGGTGTACTGGCTGAAGGACGGGGAGGAGGTGACCTCTGACGTGACCTCCACCGAGGAGCTGCCCAACGGAGACTGGTACCACCAGATTCACAGCGTGTTAGAATACACTCCTAAATCAGCAGAGAACATCTCCTGCGTGGTGGAGCACGCCAGCTTCACCAGACCCATGATCTACGACTGGAGTGAGACGTCACGCTATACCTTCTATATTTGAATATTCACTTCTGGTGacctttttttacatatatttaccaGTGTTTCATCAGAAGTAGCGCACTGCAGCATGATCTAACCAGATCACGTAATGACTGAGAAGATCTCTAGTTTTAGCTACATCTAAACATGGGTTAAGCTGTCAGTGCTGGTAAATGGCCGTGGTATAAGCGTGATAATCCACGGCTGGTGGTGCACTGTGTTAACAGAGCCCCGTCTGTCGTTCACAGCTCCACCGGCCCCGGGCTTTGAGTGGGACATTCGGTTATTATTCACTGTTGAATCTGCTGCACTGCTGCTGGGAATCATCACAGCCACCGTGGGATACATTTACTACAAGATCAAAACATGGTGAGAGCAAGCCACGCACATAACCCTAGTCCAGTTATATCATAGCACTTCTTGATAGAtcgctctttttcttttgatagAGAACTTCCTAGTGCCACGTCAGCGATGGTCATTTTACTCATGTATTTGGATAACACCATAGCATTTCTGTGCAATCTCGTATAATGAAATGCTGAACCGTCAGCCTCAGTAACATGAATATTATTCTCTCAAATGACAGGTCCTGATGCTGAGTGAAAGGAGAAGCACAACTATCACACAACTCTTCAGCTGATGCttcacaataaaacagaagATCATCATCTTCAGGCAATAGTTGTCACTAAGTAATGTGAACGATTGAGGGACTCCATCGCTTCTCACTCTCCTTCTACATCTtactctctttctgtcctcctcatcctcttcttccCACACCACACACTCTTCTCTCATTTCACTCCTTCACTGTGtaattaagaaaatgaaaatatgacaaacaTGCTGCAAActgttttgtggtgtttttagaAAGTAGGACACAGTTTACAGTAGAATCATAATCAACATCAGAATGAGCTTTAGGTATGATCTGAACACCATTTTTGGAGAGTTGAGtttgtatattataattatattcaaTACACATGACTCTGGTCTGTTAGGTCACTCATTCCATGACGTTCACACATCCAGACTTAAATGCAGTTACTGTTcaataactgcatttaaaaaggctaatttcagttcattttcattattggcTGTTATGAGCACAAACTTCAGTCTTTCtaagtctttatttaaaatcagcACTTTCATCACATAACATACTGAAGCATCGATATCAACCAGTTCAGCCCCACCGCTCTGGAAGCACACGTATGAAGGTCTACCCTAATCTGGGCATACACTGTGAGACTTTCATCTTACTTTGAGTATATCTTTAGAGTCTTCATAACGCCCTAAGGGGCAGCGTATCAGGAAACACGGTGGTAACACGTGTGTTACAACTAACTGCACATTACTTTTTTCATCATATCATTTTTAAGATGTACTTAAGATGGCAATGCAGTCCCGAAGGTGTATTATTTCAACCCTGAATCTTTCTGACTTTgtgcttcatttatttgctaatttatacattttttagtttacaaaaacatagtttacaaaaaatatatttgaccaGTGTTTTTGACACAGCTCATTTTTGGGACtaaaatgttcaataaataaagaaacaaagagTCATAAACTTCCC is from Puntigrus tetrazona isolate hp1 unplaced genomic scaffold, ASM1883169v1 S000000001, whole genome shotgun sequence and encodes:
- the LOC122331582 gene encoding H-2 class II histocompatibility antigen, A-U alpha chain-like, which produces MELYLAILTLAVCLSADAQLIHKDFKINGCTDTEKESLYGSDGEEIWHADFIQNVGVNTLPDFADPLRFPGFYELSIAEQETCEHNLAVCIEVYENPPEEMDPPETSVYTKNEVQLGVKNSLVCHVTGFFPPPVNMSWTKNNVIVTEGVSVSQYRPRSDGTFHIFSSLDIVPEEKDIYSCTVDHRALQGQAQTKIWGVPETTAVPSGLGPAVFCGAGFTLALLGVATGIFFFVKGAATDDHDAAKKEKRFMQWTYQ
- the LOC122331584 gene encoding rano class II histocompatibility antigen, A beta chain-like, giving the protein MRKREEMTLLKLLNFLHVLMLSVFTGAADGYYFYTWTQCIYSSPDLRDMELIESFCFNKYPVLRFNSTVGMFEGFSDFGVKTAENWNNDTNLLQQTLAKVYTFCKANAKVYEAAIYRKKERPEVRLTSVMPGDSTHPALVKCSVYDFYPPPIKVYWLKDGEEVTSDVTSTEELPNGDWYHQIHSVLEYTPKSAENISCVVEHASFTRPMIYDWTPPAPGFEWDIRLLFTVESAALLLGIITATVGYIYYKIKTWS